A single region of the Glycine max cultivar Williams 82 chromosome 20, Glycine_max_v4.0, whole genome shotgun sequence genome encodes:
- the LOC102662556 gene encoding uncharacterized protein → MGNFVEERWEWKLTWRRNFFDHEIDMVADFIADIESGNINHSSRDFLCWKSDPNGLYSTKFAYKVLQEGHASAIEDRVLNIIWSLKIPPRASAFSWRLFKNRLPTRDNLRRRQVSLHTYSCPLCDLEEESVNHLFFNCSKTRSLWWEPMRWVNRVGPFPTDPKNHFLQFSQWNRPTYTVKRWEFVWIALSVSIWHHRNGMIFNNQPFNPEKVMDEALFHTWSWLKCVEKGFQSHFNFWSTNLKEAFS, encoded by the coding sequence ATGGGGAATTTTGTGGAAGAGAGATGGGAATGGAAGCTAACATGGAGAAGGAACTTTTTTGACCATGAAATTGACATGGTAGCTGATTTTATAGCTGACATCGAGTCAGGCAACATCAATCACTCCAGCAGGGATTTCCTTTGTTGGAAGTCTGATCCTAATGGCCTATATTCCACAAAGTTTGCTTACAAAGTGCTGCAGGAGGGTCATGCTAGTGCTATTGAGGACAGGGTTCTTAACATCATATGGAGTCTGAAAATTCCCCCAAGAGCTAGTGCTTTTTCATGGAGATTATTCAAGAACAGGCTCCCTACTAGGGATAATCTTAGAAGGAGGCAAGTGTCATTGCATACATATAGTTGCCCCTTATGTGACCTTGAAGAAGAATCTGTCAATCATCTTTTTTTCAACTGCTCCAAGACTAGGAGTCTCTGGTGGGAGCCTATGAGATGGGTTAATAGAGTGGGTCCCTTCCCCACTGACCCAAAGAATCATTTTCTGCAATTCTCTCAGTGGAATAGGCCAACCTACACAGTCAAGAGATGGGAATTTGTCTGGATAGCTTTGTCAGTGTCCATTTGGCATCACAGAAATGGCATGATTTTCAATAATCAGCCTTTTAATCCAGAAAAGGTCATGGATGAGGCTCTATTCCACACCTGGTCCTGGCTCAAGTGTGTGGAGAAGGGTTTCCAATCGCATTTTAATTTCTGGTCAACTAATCTGAAGGAGGCTTTTTCTTAA